DNA from Streptomyces luteogriseus:
GCGGCAGTTGCTCGACGCGGGCACCGAACATGTCGATCCGCTGACCGCCGGTGATCTTCGTGTAGAGGCCGAAGTCGCGGGCGATCTCGCCGATCACGATCAGCTTCTCCGGGGCGATCTCGCCGCCGGGGATCCGCGGCACGACCGAGTACGAGCCGTTCTTCTGCAGGTTGGCCAGGAAGTGGTCGTTGGTGTCCTGAAGGGCCGCCTGCTCGCCGTCCAGGACGTAGCCGCTCGCGCCGATCGTCGGGGCGAGGGAGGCGATGATCGAGCCGACGGCCGGCTTGCAGACCTCGCAGCCGTCACCGCCCCGGGCCTCCTCGCGGCCGTGCCGGTCGAGCAGGTCCTGGTAGGTGGTGATGCGCAGGGCGTGGACGATCTCGTAGAGCTCCTCGCGGGTCTGCCCGAAGCAGCCGCACAGGCCCTTGTCGACCTCGACGCCGCTCGCCTCCAGCTCGGCGTTGACGAGCTGGCCGAGGACCTTGACGCAGGAGCCGCAGCCGGTGCCGGCCTTGGTGCACTTCTTCACCTCGGGCACCGTCGTGCACTGGTGGTCGGTGACCGCGCCGCGGATCGTGCCCTTGGAGACGTTGTGGCAGGAGCAGACGATCGCCTCGTCCGGCAGCGCGGACGGGCCGAGCTGCACGGACTCCCCGGCCCCGGCGGGCAGCACCAGCGACTCGGGGGAGACCGGCGGGACGGATCCGGTGAACGCCTTCAGCGTGCCGTACGCCTCCGCGTCGCCGACCAGGATGCCGCCGAGCAGCGTGCCGTCCCGGCCGATGACCAGCTTCTTGTACAGGCCCGCACGGGAGTCGGAGTAGACGACGTCCAGGCAGTCCTCGGCGGTGCCGTGCGCGTCACCGAAGGACGCCACGTCCACACCGAGCAGCTTCAGCTTGGTGGACAGGTCGGCACCGGTGAAGGACGCCTCGTCCGAGGCGATCGTCGCCGCGGCCGTCTCGGCCTGCTCGTAGCCAGGCGCCACCAGGCCGTACACCCGGCCGTCGGAGGCCAGCGCGCACTCGCCGATCGCGAAGACGTGCGGGTCGGCGACCGTACGGCACTGCTCGTCGACGGTGATGCCGCCGCGCTCCCCGACCGTCAGGCCGCAGTCGCGGGCCAGTTGGTCGCGGGGGCGCACACCGGCCGAGAACACCACCATGTCGGCGGCGAGTTCGGAACCGTCGGAGAGCTTCATGCCGGTGACGGCGCCCTCGGAGTCGACCAGGATCTCCTGCGTGCCCACGCCCGTGTGGACGCTCAGGCCCATCTCCTCGATGGTGCGCAGCAGCGCGGCACCGCCGCCGTCGTCGACCTGGACGGGCATCAGCCGGGGCGCGAACTCCACGATGTGCGAGGTGAGTCCGAGGCCCTTCAGCGCCCCGGCGGCCTCCAGTCCGAGCAGGCCGCCGCCGACCACGGCACCCACCTCGGCCTTCGACTTGGCGTACTCCTCGATCGCGAGGAGGTCCTCGATCGTGCGGTAGACGAAACAGCCCTCGGCGTCCTTGCCCGGGACCGGCGGGACGAAGGGGTAGGAGCCGGTGGCGAGGACGAGGACGTCGTAGTCGAAGACCTCGCCGGACCTGGCGGTGACCTTGCGGGCCTCGCGGTCGACGGAGACCGCCGGGTCACCGACGTACAGCTCGATGCCGTGCGTGGCGATGAACTCCATGTCCGTCATGGACAGGTCCTCAGGGGTCTTCCCCGAGAAGTACGACGTGAGCGCCACGCGGTCGTAGGCCGGGCGCGGCTCCTCGCAGAGCACGACCACGCGGTGCGTGGCGGTCAGGCCGCGCTCGGCGAGGGCCTCGAGGAAGCGCTGGCCGACCATGCCGTGGCCGACGAGCACGATCGTGGGGGTGGCCTCCGTGGCCTCCGGGGTGGCGGTCATCAGGAGCCTCCATCGTTGGTGAGCAGGTGGAGCAGCGGGCCGCCGTCGGAGGGGAGCGGCTCTGCTCCCTCCCAGGCGCGGGCGAGCGCGCCGACGGTGCCGAGTTCGCCGACGAGGACCCCGCCGACCAGGCGGTCGTCGCGGACGACGACCTTGCGGTAGGTGCCGCGGGTGGCGTCGGCGAGCTGGACGACGTCGTCGCCCGGGAGGGCCTCGGTCTCGCCGAACGCGGCGAGGTCGAAGGGGCTGTCGTGCCCGTTGAGCGTGAGCCGCGTCAGGGAACGCGTGCCGGTGTACCGGGCGGTGGGGTCACCGGCCAGCAACTCGGCCAGCGCGTCGGCCTGTTCGAGTGCCGGAGTGGCGAGGCCGTACACCGTGCCGTGGTGCTGGACGCAGTCCCCGAGGGCGTGGATGTGCGGGTCGGAGGTGCGGAGCTCGTCGTCGACGACGATGCCCTTGCGCACCTCCAGGCCGGCTGCCTGCGCCAGACCCACCCGCGGATGGACCCCGCAGGCCAGGACCACGAGGTCGGCGTCGAGGGCGTAGCCGTCGGCCATCTCCACCGAGCGGACCGCACCGCCGACACAGCGCACGTCGCGCACGCGCAGGTCGGTGTGCACCTCGACGCCGAGGTCGGTGAGATGGCGCCGGACCAGCTTCGAGGCGGCCGGGTCGAGCTGGCGCTCCATCAGCCGCTCGGACTGCTGGGCGAGGACGACCTGCGCGCCGCGCAGCGCGAGGGCGCGGGCCGCGGAGACGCCGAGGAGCCCGCCCCCGATGACGACCGCCTTCGTGCCCGGCCGGACCGCCTTGGACAGTCCCAGGCAGTCGTCCATGGTGCGGAACGCGTGGACGCCCTCGGGAAGTTGGCGGTTCTCGGTGAACAGGCCGCGCAGGGGCGGCAGCACGGGGTTGGATCCGGTGGCCAGGACGAGCGTGCCGTATGCGATCACCGAGCCGTCCGCGCACCGCACGGTCCGCGCCGCGCGGTCGATCCCGGTGACCCGGCCGCGGGTCAGTGCCGCGGGCGCCGGCAGGGCGATCACCTCGGGGCTGTACCGTCCGGCCAGCACCTCGGCGAGCAGCACCCGGTTGTAGGGCCGGTGTTCCTCCTCGCCGATCAGCAGCGCGGGCGTGCCGAGCTCACCGAGCCGCCGGGCGAGCCGTACGCCCGCGAGGCCGGTGCCGATCACCACCACACGCTCATTCGAGGTCATGTCCTTGAGCGTGCGGTGCCGGTGTTACCCGGCAGCATCACCTCTGTTTCCCGCGGGGAACGCTGCCCTCAGCGGGCAGGGGCGCCGGGTGTGAGGGTTCCTGAAGTGCGAAGACGGCTGGCTGTGAGGGGTTCGGCGGTGCGGGGGCGGCGGTTTGTGAGGGGTTCCCGCGGTGGTCGGAAGGGTGGGGGACGGCGGTCTGTGCGGGGTCCCAGCAATGGTCCGTGGTGCGGGGGACGGCGGTCTGTGACGGATCCCGCGGTGGTCCGTGGCGCGGGGGACGAGGAACTGTGACGGTTCCCGCAGTGAGGCGACGGTGGGCTGTGAGGGGCGTCGCAGAGGCGGCGTACCGGCCTCGCATAAGGTCGCGATCATGCCCGACATATCGCTGACCATGATCGTCCTGCTCTGCGTCGCGGCCCTCGCCGCCGGCTGGATCGACGCCGTGGTCGGCGGGGGCGGCCTCCTGCTGCTGCCCGTGCTGCTGCTCGGACTGCCGGCGAACACACCCGCCGCGTGCGCGCTCGGCACCAACAAGGCCGTCGCCATCGTCGGCACCACCGGCGCGGCCGTGACGTACGCCCGCAAGGCTCCCGTGGACGTCCGTACCGCCGTCCGCATCGGGCTGGCCGCCCTCGCCGGATCCTCCGCCGGGGCGTTCTTCGCGGCTGGGATGAGCACCGACGTCCTCAAGCCGGTGATCATGGTGGTGCTGCTCGGGGTCGCAGCTTTCGTGATCCTGCGGCCCGCCTTCGGCACGGCCCCCGCGACCGGCCCGGCCACCCGCCGCCGGGTCCTCGCGGCGATCGGCCTGGCCGGCCTCGGCATCGGCTTCTACGACGGACTCATCGGCCCCGGCACCGGCACGTTCCTGGTCCTCGCGCTCACCGCGATCCTCCACCTCGACCTCGTCACGGCCTCCGCCACCGCCAAGATCGTCAACTGCTGCACCAACGCGGGCGCCCTCGCCACTTTCGCCTGGCAGGGCGCGGTCCTGTGGCAGCTGGCCGCCCTGATGGCCGTATTCAACCTGGCGGGCGGCACCCTCGGCGCCCACACCGCCCTCAAGCAGGGCAGCGGCTTCGTGCGCGTCGTGCTGCTCACGGTCGTCTTCGCCCTGGTGGCGAACCTGGCCTACGAACAGTGGCTGGCCTAGCGCCCTCGCAGGTCCAGCAACTCCACCATCCCCGTCCCGTCCTCGTCCCCGTGCCCCTGCGCGAGCCGTCGCTCCATGAGCTCCGCGTACGGCGTCAGCAGCTCCGGACTGACCCGCTGCTCCTCGGCCGTGCGCAGCAGGGTGGCGTTGCCCGCGACCTGCATCGCGAGGTTGGAGACGACGTCGCGGGTGTAGTCGCCGCTCTGCAGCCGGTCGGCGCTCTGGTGCACGGCCGGGGCCATCGCGGTCAGCCAGTCAGCGAGCAGCGGTGCGAAGTCCTTCGGCGCGATGTTCTCCGGGCGGATCAGCGCGAAGGCGTGGGTGATGCCCGCGAACATGCCGCTCATCGCGCTCAGCAGCGCCACGTCGTGCAGCGCGGCGAACCCCGGGTCGGCCCCGACGAAGCGGGTGCCGGCCGGGACACCGAGGGTGTCGCGGTGCTCCTCGAACAGCTCGGGGGAGCCGCTGTAGAAGACGTAGCCGCCGGAGTCCGGGGCGCCGATCATCGGCGGGACGGCCATGATCCCGGCGTCCAGGAAGCGCGCGCCGCGCGCCTCGGCCCAGGCGGCCCGCGCCCGTCCCTCGGCCGGGGTGCCGGTGGTGAGGTTCACCAGGTCCCGCCCGGCGAGATCGGCCCCGTCGAGGGCCTCGCCCACGGAGACGTCGTCCAGGAGGCAGACGATCACCAGGCGGTTCGCCGCCACGGCGTCGGCGGCGCTCGCGGCGACCGTGGCGCCCTCGGCGGCGAGGGGCTCGGCCCGGGCGGCGGTGCGGTTCCAGACGGTCACTGCGTGCCCGGCGGCCAGCCAGACCCGGGCGAGGGCGGTGCCCATGGCGCCGGTGCCGAGAAGGGTGAGGGGAGTGAGGGGGGTGAGTGGCGTGCGGGGAGCAACTGCGTTGTCTGTCATGGCGTTTAGGCTCGTCGCAGGGGAGGCGCCTGCTCAAGTACCTACTTGGAAGTGGGTGGTTACCCCGGGGGAAGGGTGCAGGCAGCGGCAGCGGCAGGGGAGGGGCGGGGCATGGGGACGAGGACGACCGGGCGACGGCCGGGGGCGTACGTGTGCGGGATCGACGCGGCGATGGACGTGATCGGCGGCAAGTGGAAGGTGCTGATCCTCTGGGCGCTGAACGAGCGGCCGTGCCGCTTCGGGGAACTGCGCCGCGAACTGCCGGGCATCACCGAGAAGGTGCTCGCCTCGCACCTGCGGGAGATGGAGGCCGACGGCCTGGTGCACCGGGAGGCGTACGACGAGGTGCCGCCGCGGGTGGAGTACTCGCTGACGGCCCGGGGCGAGTCCCTGAACGAGGCCTTGGA
Protein-coding regions in this window:
- a CDS encoding winged helix-turn-helix transcriptional regulator — translated: MGTRTTGRRPGAYVCGIDAAMDVIGGKWKVLILWALNERPCRFGELRRELPGITEKVLASHLREMEADGLVHREAYDEVPPRVEYSLTARGESLNEALEPLGAWGRANVLSASPAAGQVGEDDDVPLVPGAA
- a CDS encoding NAD(P)/FAD-dependent oxidoreductase, which encodes MTSNERVVVIGTGLAGVRLARRLGELGTPALLIGEEEHRPYNRVLLAEVLAGRYSPEVIALPAPAALTRGRVTGIDRAARTVRCADGSVIAYGTLVLATGSNPVLPPLRGLFTENRQLPEGVHAFRTMDDCLGLSKAVRPGTKAVVIGGGLLGVSAARALALRGAQVVLAQQSERLMERQLDPAASKLVRRHLTDLGVEVHTDLRVRDVRCVGGAVRSVEMADGYALDADLVVLACGVHPRVGLAQAAGLEVRKGIVVDDELRTSDPHIHALGDCVQHHGTVYGLATPALEQADALAELLAGDPTARYTGTRSLTRLTLNGHDSPFDLAAFGETEALPGDDVVQLADATRGTYRKVVVRDDRLVGGVLVGELGTVGALARAWEGAEPLPSDGGPLLHLLTNDGGS
- a CDS encoding sulfite exporter TauE/SafE family protein; this encodes MPDISLTMIVLLCVAALAAGWIDAVVGGGGLLLLPVLLLGLPANTPAACALGTNKAVAIVGTTGAAVTYARKAPVDVRTAVRIGLAALAGSSAGAFFAAGMSTDVLKPVIMVVLLGVAAFVILRPAFGTAPATGPATRRRVLAAIGLAGLGIGFYDGLIGPGTGTFLVLALTAILHLDLVTASATAKIVNCCTNAGALATFAWQGAVLWQLAALMAVFNLAGGTLGAHTALKQGSGFVRVVLLTVVFALVANLAYEQWLA
- a CDS encoding NAD(P)-dependent oxidoreductase; translation: MTDNAVAPRTPLTPLTPLTLLGTGAMGTALARVWLAAGHAVTVWNRTAARAEPLAAEGATVAASAADAVAANRLVIVCLLDDVSVGEALDGADLAGRDLVNLTTGTPAEGRARAAWAEARGARFLDAGIMAVPPMIGAPDSGGYVFYSGSPELFEEHRDTLGVPAGTRFVGADPGFAALHDVALLSAMSGMFAGITHAFALIRPENIAPKDFAPLLADWLTAMAPAVHQSADRLQSGDYTRDVVSNLAMQVAGNATLLRTAEEQRVSPELLTPYAELMERRLAQGHGDEDGTGMVELLDLRGR
- the nirB gene encoding nitrite reductase large subunit NirB, yielding MTATPEATEATPTIVLVGHGMVGQRFLEALAERGLTATHRVVVLCEEPRPAYDRVALTSYFSGKTPEDLSMTDMEFIATHGIELYVGDPAVSVDREARKVTARSGEVFDYDVLVLATGSYPFVPPVPGKDAEGCFVYRTIEDLLAIEEYAKSKAEVGAVVGGGLLGLEAAGALKGLGLTSHIVEFAPRLMPVQVDDGGGAALLRTIEEMGLSVHTGVGTQEILVDSEGAVTGMKLSDGSELAADMVVFSAGVRPRDQLARDCGLTVGERGGITVDEQCRTVADPHVFAIGECALASDGRVYGLVAPGYEQAETAAATIASDEASFTGADLSTKLKLLGVDVASFGDAHGTAEDCLDVVYSDSRAGLYKKLVIGRDGTLLGGILVGDAEAYGTLKAFTGSVPPVSPESLVLPAGAGESVQLGPSALPDEAIVCSCHNVSKGTIRGAVTDHQCTTVPEVKKCTKAGTGCGSCVKVLGQLVNAELEASGVEVDKGLCGCFGQTREELYEIVHALRITTYQDLLDRHGREEARGGDGCEVCKPAVGSIIASLAPTIGASGYVLDGEQAALQDTNDHFLANLQKNGSYSVVPRIPGGEIAPEKLIVIGEIARDFGLYTKITGGQRIDMFGARVEQLPLIWARLVDAGFESGHAYGKSLRTVKSCVGQTWCRYGVQDSVKMAIDLELRYRGLRSPHKLKSAVSGCQRECAEAQSKDFGVIATANGWNLYVGGNGGATPRHADLLAQDLSDAELIRLIDRFLMFYIRTADRLERTSTWLERIPGGLDHVRDVVVHDSLGICDELEQLMRAHVAHYRDEWAETINDPEKLARFVSFVNAPDTPDPVVAFVPERDQMKPDLPLLSIGMRPAADVLEGSAQR